The following proteins come from a genomic window of Alicyclobacillus dauci:
- a CDS encoding aldehyde dehydrogenase family protein: MAGETHAETQLWIDGEWVKTDRIVPLENPHTGETFAHIGYASVEQAKQAIDAAAKAFETFRHTPAWQRAHILRSVAELISDRRDELAETISREAAKPMRAAKAEVDRTIQTYLFAAEAARDIRGESIPMDAAPHGEKHTAYTVHRPLGVVSAITPFNFPMNLVAHKVGPAIAAGNTIVLKPAEQTPLSALVLAKLFKDAGLPNGVLNIVTGDGKELSEVLTTHPDVAFVTFTGSPRVGKLIRAQAGLRKVTLELGSNSPLLIDEGFTDGELTQIAEEAVNGAFSYNGQVCISIQRIYVHQSVYEKFTKLLADKAKALKIGDPLDKSTDISALINQQAVDRLQSWLDHAISGGAKAVTGGKIDGRVIEPTVLIDVPEDAELQQEEAFGPVALVAPFDDWNEAINSANRSKYGLNAGAFTKNIDHALAAAANIQAGAVLINQVPTFRVDQMPYGGVKESGTGREGVRYAMQDMMEVKMVAFRSDAFRR, from the coding sequence ATGGCAGGAGAGACGCATGCAGAAACGCAGTTGTGGATTGACGGTGAATGGGTGAAGACGGATAGGATCGTCCCGCTTGAGAATCCGCACACGGGCGAAACATTTGCCCATATTGGATACGCCTCGGTCGAACAAGCAAAACAAGCCATTGACGCTGCGGCAAAGGCCTTTGAAACATTTCGGCACACGCCTGCGTGGCAGCGCGCACACATTCTGCGGTCTGTCGCGGAGCTGATATCGGATCGGCGCGATGAGCTCGCGGAAACCATTTCCCGAGAAGCGGCCAAGCCAATGCGGGCAGCAAAGGCGGAAGTGGATCGAACCATTCAGACCTATTTGTTCGCCGCGGAGGCAGCGCGTGACATTCGCGGTGAGTCGATCCCCATGGACGCCGCACCACACGGTGAAAAGCACACGGCGTACACAGTACATAGGCCGCTTGGCGTCGTCAGCGCCATTACCCCGTTTAACTTCCCCATGAACCTCGTCGCACACAAGGTGGGTCCTGCCATTGCAGCGGGGAACACGATCGTCTTGAAGCCGGCTGAGCAAACACCACTGTCGGCGCTTGTTTTGGCGAAGTTGTTTAAGGATGCAGGACTGCCAAATGGTGTGCTCAACATCGTCACGGGCGACGGCAAGGAACTAAGTGAAGTGTTGACGACGCATCCGGATGTCGCATTTGTCACGTTCACCGGGAGCCCACGTGTTGGCAAGCTGATTCGGGCGCAGGCGGGGCTAAGGAAAGTGACGCTCGAGTTGGGATCAAATTCCCCCTTGCTTATCGATGAGGGTTTCACGGATGGGGAGTTGACGCAGATCGCGGAAGAGGCGGTCAATGGTGCGTTTAGTTACAACGGACAAGTCTGTATTTCCATTCAACGGATTTACGTTCATCAAAGCGTGTACGAGAAGTTTACCAAGTTGCTTGCGGATAAGGCCAAGGCACTCAAAATCGGCGATCCGCTCGACAAGTCAACCGACATTTCCGCCCTCATCAATCAACAGGCGGTCGATCGGCTGCAGTCTTGGCTTGACCACGCCATTTCTGGCGGCGCCAAGGCGGTGACGGGCGGTAAAATTGACGGCCGTGTCATTGAACCGACTGTACTCATCGACGTGCCCGAGGATGCGGAACTGCAACAAGAGGAAGCGTTTGGGCCAGTCGCTCTCGTTGCGCCGTTCGATGACTGGAACGAAGCGATCAACAGCGCAAATCGTTCGAAGTACGGACTCAATGCAGGTGCGTTTACGAAGAACATCGATCACGCCCTTGCCGCCGCCGCAAACATTCAAGCTGGAGCAGTACTTATCAACCAAGTACCAACGTTCCGCGTGGACCAAATGCCGTACGGTGGCGTGAAGGAAAGCGGAACGGGGCGCGAAGGCGTACGCTATGCCATGCAAGATATGATGGAGGTCAAAATGGTGGCTTTCCGTTCGGATGCGTTTCGCCGGTAA
- a CDS encoding alpha/beta fold hydrolase, whose protein sequence is METRVNQIELNGLNFQYYETGDISAPPLVALHALGQDAQSWNQVAAVLGKKYRVLALDQRGHGGSSRAGTYSFEVMSEDLHLFANALGLESFTLVGHSMGGTVAYLFSETHPSRVERLVVEDTPPPFPGKPLDVPSEPSEPLPFDYLVVPSIFHQLNEPNPEWWTRLTDITSPTLIVGGGSTSHIPQEKLREVSELIPNCELVTIEGAGHGVHFVNQADFLDVVTRFLDV, encoded by the coding sequence GTGGAAACACGTGTGAACCAAATTGAACTGAACGGATTGAATTTTCAATACTATGAGACAGGTGATATTTCTGCACCGCCGCTTGTGGCGCTACATGCATTGGGACAAGATGCACAGTCGTGGAATCAAGTCGCTGCCGTCCTTGGTAAGAAGTATCGTGTTTTGGCTCTAGATCAACGTGGTCACGGAGGAAGTTCGAGAGCAGGTACATATTCCTTTGAAGTCATGAGCGAAGACTTACATCTTTTTGCAAATGCCTTGGGGTTGGAAAGCTTTACGTTGGTTGGTCATTCGATGGGTGGAACAGTGGCGTACCTTTTCTCCGAAACACATCCATCACGAGTCGAACGTCTGGTTGTTGAAGATACTCCTCCTCCGTTTCCGGGAAAACCGCTCGACGTACCTTCTGAGCCATCCGAGCCACTACCTTTTGATTACTTGGTAGTGCCTTCGATTTTTCACCAACTTAACGAACCGAACCCTGAATGGTGGACACGTCTAACCGACATTACCTCGCCGACTTTAATTGTAGGCGGTGGCTCCACCAGTCATATTCCACAGGAAAAACTAAGAGAGGTTTCTGAACTGATTCCAAACTGCGAATTGGTCACAATAGAAGGAGCTGGACACGGCGTACATTTTGTTAATCAGGCAGACTTCTTAGATGTCGTAACACGATTTTTGGATGTCTGA
- a CDS encoding magnesium transporter CorA family protein, with protein sequence MIKTYFYQHSDESMHHDVDLNQVGSLLADERNLLWVDLFDWQPRDLQWIGRIFSFHALAIEDCIYDSPRSKVDRYDGYDFFELHALRYNEDSDPEINSEELNVFLGKNYVVTVHKNPIGSIGRIADVSRKTPHYMTKGPDYLLYAIVDGITDTYFPIIERISARIDELEVEIYEHPALAITEEFLSLKRTIVLMRRVIDPQRRIFSTVGTGTRYTFEVHKDNVPYYMDLTDHLERVSDSIDVFRDLVSSALDTYSSYGTAKTNEAIRVLTIITTLTATLTLITGVMGMNVPLPFQKTWWSTLIVVAVMVGLSVWMLRMFRKQNWI encoded by the coding sequence ATGATCAAGACGTATTTCTATCAACATTCAGATGAGAGCATGCACCACGACGTGGACTTGAACCAGGTCGGTAGCCTGCTTGCAGACGAAAGGAACCTGTTGTGGGTGGACTTATTCGACTGGCAGCCGCGTGATCTGCAATGGATCGGGCGTATTTTTTCTTTCCATGCCTTGGCTATCGAGGATTGTATATATGATTCTCCGAGATCGAAGGTCGATCGCTACGACGGATACGACTTTTTTGAGTTGCACGCACTTCGCTACAACGAGGACAGTGACCCGGAAATCAACAGTGAGGAACTGAATGTCTTCTTGGGGAAAAACTACGTTGTGACGGTACATAAAAACCCGATCGGTTCCATTGGACGCATTGCCGACGTATCCAGAAAGACCCCTCACTACATGACGAAGGGCCCGGATTATCTGCTGTATGCCATCGTGGACGGCATCACGGATACGTATTTTCCTATTATCGAACGAATTTCAGCTCGTATTGACGAGTTGGAAGTCGAGATCTATGAGCATCCCGCACTGGCCATCACGGAGGAATTTCTGTCTCTAAAACGAACAATTGTGCTCATGCGTCGGGTCATCGATCCGCAACGCCGCATTTTTTCCACGGTGGGTACAGGAACAAGGTATACGTTTGAAGTACACAAGGATAATGTTCCGTACTATATGGACCTTACGGACCATCTGGAACGCGTCAGTGATTCCATCGATGTATTTCGCGACTTGGTGAGCAGTGCGTTGGATACATATTCGTCATACGGAACGGCAAAAACGAATGAAGCCATTCGAGTCTTGACCATCATCACGACCTTAACTGCTACATTGACGCTCATCACAGGCGTAATGGGAATGAATGTGCCGCTGCCATTCCAAAAAACATGGTGGAGCACACTTATTGTCGTCGCAGTGATGGTTGGCCTCAGTGTGTGGATGCTCCGAATGTTCCGCAAGCAAAACTGGATATAA
- a CDS encoding GyrI-like domain-containing protein, translating into MRRNAFHAIGLKWEGTFAEAGAGGIRAVLKEMQERLHEIKQVIHPETLLGLSYNLQPSSFTHYAAVQVAVVEDIPQGMMSIFVPALTYAKCQHTKGGNIDDSYQNLFAWIAA; encoded by the coding sequence GTGCGTCGAAACGCGTTTCACGCGATAGGACTAAAGTGGGAAGGTACATTTGCTGAAGCTGGGGCGGGTGGGATACGCGCCGTTCTTAAGGAGATGCAAGAGCGTCTACACGAGATCAAACAGGTCATCCATCCGGAAACGCTACTAGGACTGTCCTATAATTTGCAGCCTAGCTCCTTTACGCATTATGCAGCAGTTCAAGTGGCAGTGGTAGAAGATATTCCACAAGGGATGATGTCCATTTTTGTACCTGCCTTAACATATGCAAAGTGTCAGCACACCAAAGGGGGAAACATTGATGACTCCTATCAAAACCTTTTTGCCTGGATAGCGGCATAA
- a CDS encoding GDSL-type esterase/lipase family protein — protein sequence MKASNRLWGSLVALSVVTAVTAPSVALAGTTDTPTASKGQLVALGDSITYGYNLGDNKAPSQQAFPYLIAEQQHLTTDDLGVPGWTSTDLLNALTNSSTMQTAVKNASVITIDIGSNDLLQTALTYGALHALDGSGTSDLADSLSSAVTKMGENVGQIVKRVKTLNPKAAVVLYNIYDPISSTDKTLYPVAEKAIGSGNVAISKVASQYHFPVADAYGALHNHPEDILANDVHPTVQGQAVLATQGEKALSILHVGQYLNSPQAWQSIWNWFKQFTHWGLNG from the coding sequence TTGAAGGCATCGAACCGTTTATGGGGAAGCCTGGTCGCATTGTCCGTTGTCACAGCGGTTACTGCACCTTCGGTGGCACTGGCAGGGACGACAGATACACCCACCGCATCAAAAGGACAATTGGTGGCACTTGGTGATTCCATTACTTATGGCTACAATCTTGGCGACAACAAGGCGCCATCTCAGCAAGCTTTCCCGTACCTCATCGCTGAGCAACAGCATTTGACAACTGACGATCTCGGTGTCCCAGGCTGGACGAGTACGGATTTGCTCAACGCTTTAACCAACTCTTCGACGATGCAAACTGCCGTGAAGAATGCGTCTGTTATCACCATCGACATCGGAAGTAATGACCTACTTCAAACGGCGCTTACGTATGGTGCACTTCACGCGCTTGATGGGTCCGGTACATCTGATTTAGCGGACTCCTTGTCGTCGGCCGTGACCAAGATGGGCGAAAACGTGGGTCAGATTGTCAAGAGAGTCAAAACTTTAAACCCGAAGGCCGCAGTAGTTTTGTACAACATCTACGATCCCATTTCATCCACCGACAAGACCTTGTACCCAGTAGCGGAAAAGGCTATTGGCTCAGGGAATGTCGCCATCTCAAAAGTGGCTTCGCAGTACCATTTTCCGGTGGCGGATGCCTACGGTGCGTTGCATAATCACCCGGAAGACATCTTGGCAAACGATGTCCACCCAACTGTACAGGGGCAAGCCGTATTGGCGACACAAGGCGAAAAGGCGCTGTCAATCCTCCATGTTGGACAATATCTGAATTCACCTCAAGCGTGGCAGTCCATTTGGAACTGGTTCAAACAGTTTACACATTGGGGGTTGAACGGTTGA
- a CDS encoding cysteine hydrolase family protein, which yields MMKMTQPPLNEALLIIDMSNDFVADEGGLTAGKRAQEIVPYILNLAKQMYERGQIVAICMDTHNQDDAHFQEWPPHNVKGTWGHQLYGDLQMWYEAVKDEPNIFFVPKASYNAFYKTTLATMLRQHNVDTVHITGVCTDICDFLTAAGAYDEGFKTIAHRRGCATFTDNHELFLQQMNALFHTAIRG from the coding sequence ATGATGAAGATGACCCAACCACCATTAAACGAAGCGTTATTAATTATTGACATGTCGAACGATTTTGTAGCCGATGAAGGAGGTCTGACTGCTGGAAAACGTGCACAAGAAATAGTGCCTTACATTCTCAACCTTGCCAAGCAAATGTATGAGCGCGGTCAGATCGTAGCTATCTGTATGGATACGCACAATCAAGACGATGCGCACTTTCAAGAGTGGCCACCCCACAATGTCAAGGGGACCTGGGGACATCAGCTTTACGGGGATTTGCAGATGTGGTATGAGGCAGTGAAGGACGAACCCAACATCTTCTTCGTTCCCAAAGCGAGCTACAATGCGTTTTACAAGACGACTCTTGCGACCATGCTTCGGCAACACAACGTCGACACCGTGCACATTACCGGCGTGTGCACAGACATCTGCGATTTTCTCACCGCTGCAGGTGCCTACGACGAAGGATTTAAAACCATTGCCCATCGTCGTGGGTGTGCGACGTTTACGGACAACCACGAATTGTTTCTGCAGCAGATGAACGCGCTGTTTCACACGGCCATCAGGGGTTGA
- a CDS encoding long-chain fatty acid--CoA ligase, producing the protein MMDYPLLLKSVLYRAITVFPEQEIAVRTATGMKRYTYADMAKRAAKLAHALKGLGVEVGDHVASFAWNNSRHLELYYGVPCSGRVLHTVNIRLSGEQIVYTINHAEDKVVFVDEDLVPLFVSIAPHLKTVQTYVILTDALTVDVDLPNAISYEALIQNESEQYAYPEFDENTPAIIGYTSATTGDPKGVVYSHRGLFLHCLTTMTGLVAVDERDVTMPVVPMFHVNAWGRPYTEMWAGAKVVLPGERPTAADLADLIQNEKVTFSAGVPTIWMGVLNHVLANRDRYDFSHVRYLLSGGAAMPLSLTKAYQEELGVTLLQGYGQTETSPVTFLSIPKARHSKLAGDELYRIRTKTGLLVPGLEIKLVDGNGVEVPHDGETRGELLIRGPWVISEYYKNPEATKSAFVDGWFRSGDIATMDADGYLQIVDRTKDLIKSGGEWISSVDLENTLMSHPDVLEAAVIGIPDEKWQERPLACVVARTESRSKVTEDDLRNYLTERVAKFWVPDIFVFIDEVPKTSVGKFSKKTLREWFQSGKLLGERV; encoded by the coding sequence ATGATGGACTATCCGTTGCTTCTGAAATCTGTATTATATCGCGCGATCACGGTGTTTCCGGAGCAGGAAATAGCCGTTCGCACTGCTACGGGTATGAAAAGGTACACGTACGCTGACATGGCTAAGAGGGCTGCCAAGCTTGCCCATGCGCTGAAGGGGCTCGGGGTGGAAGTGGGGGATCACGTCGCTTCATTTGCCTGGAACAATTCACGCCATCTTGAACTGTACTACGGTGTGCCCTGTTCCGGCCGTGTTTTACACACTGTGAACATTCGTCTGTCGGGTGAACAAATCGTTTACACAATCAATCATGCGGAAGACAAAGTTGTTTTTGTTGACGAGGACTTGGTTCCGCTGTTTGTGTCCATTGCGCCTCACCTGAAAACCGTCCAGACATATGTCATTTTGACGGACGCACTAACGGTCGATGTGGATTTACCAAATGCTATAAGCTATGAGGCCCTCATTCAAAATGAATCAGAGCAATATGCGTACCCTGAATTTGATGAAAATACACCGGCCATTATTGGATACACATCGGCCACGACAGGAGATCCGAAAGGTGTCGTCTACTCTCATCGCGGGTTGTTTCTTCACTGCTTAACGACGATGACCGGACTTGTAGCGGTTGACGAACGCGATGTGACGATGCCTGTCGTCCCAATGTTCCATGTAAATGCGTGGGGAAGGCCGTATACAGAAATGTGGGCCGGTGCAAAAGTTGTGTTACCTGGCGAACGTCCAACAGCTGCTGACTTAGCCGATCTCATTCAGAACGAAAAGGTCACGTTTAGTGCCGGTGTTCCCACCATTTGGATGGGTGTTTTGAATCACGTGTTGGCAAACCGTGATCGGTACGATTTCAGTCACGTTCGATATCTCTTGTCTGGCGGCGCGGCCATGCCACTGTCATTGACAAAGGCATACCAAGAAGAGCTCGGCGTTACGTTGTTACAGGGATATGGTCAGACGGAAACCAGTCCTGTTACGTTTCTCAGTATCCCAAAGGCTCGCCACAGCAAACTAGCTGGGGATGAACTGTATCGTATTCGCACCAAGACGGGGCTGCTTGTACCGGGATTGGAGATCAAACTTGTCGACGGGAACGGGGTTGAGGTACCACACGACGGAGAGACGCGTGGAGAGCTGTTGATTCGTGGCCCCTGGGTCATCAGCGAGTATTACAAAAATCCGGAGGCGACGAAATCCGCGTTCGTTGACGGCTGGTTTCGATCCGGGGACATTGCGACGATGGATGCCGACGGATATTTACAGATTGTGGATCGGACGAAGGACCTTATTAAGAGCGGCGGTGAGTGGATCTCCTCGGTTGACTTGGAAAATACACTCATGTCCCACCCGGATGTCCTGGAAGCAGCTGTGATTGGCATTCCAGACGAAAAGTGGCAAGAACGGCCACTCGCGTGTGTGGTGGCTCGAACGGAGTCACGGTCAAAAGTCACGGAAGATGATTTGCGCAACTATTTAACGGAGAGAGTGGCTAAATTCTGGGTTCCCGACATATTTGTCTTCATCGACGAAGTTCCGAAAACGAGCGTGGGCAAATTCTCTAAGAAGACTCTGAGAGAATGGTTCCAATCGGGTAAGTTACTCGGTGAGCGAGTTTGA
- the kynU gene encoding kynureninase, whose translation MPNNEEILAGARALDARDQLASFRSEFYLHENVVYLDGNSLGLLSKPSEDSLYSVIEQWKTLAIDGWQEGMYPWYDLSEKLGARVAELIGASPQEVIVTGSTTINLHQILSSFYHPTDKRNVILADELTFPSDLYAISSHLSLHGQNPGTYMRLASSRSEHLLEEDDIVEAMADDVALIVLPSVLYRSGQLLDIPRLTRAAHDRGILIAWDLCHSLGAVPHALSEWGVDFAFWCHYKYLNSGPGGVAGLYVNERHLGSSPGIAGWFSSDKSTQFDMTPSLRHATDAGAFQVGTPHVLSVAPLIGSLNLFEEARMERIREKSLQLTNYLMSLIDSELASYGFTVINPREAPRRGGHVALTHPEAVRIAKALKAAKVIPDFRAPNIIRLAPVALYTSFEDVAIAVLRLKSVMESKEYEKFANQRDIIA comes from the coding sequence ATGCCAAACAACGAGGAAATTTTAGCAGGTGCAAGGGCACTCGATGCCAGGGACCAACTGGCATCATTCCGCAGTGAATTCTATCTGCACGAGAATGTCGTTTATTTGGATGGGAATTCTCTCGGTCTTCTCTCCAAACCGTCCGAGGATTCCCTATACAGCGTGATAGAACAGTGGAAAACACTCGCCATCGACGGATGGCAAGAAGGGATGTACCCATGGTATGACCTGAGCGAAAAGCTGGGGGCTCGGGTCGCAGAACTGATCGGCGCCAGTCCCCAAGAGGTGATTGTTACTGGGTCGACTACCATCAACCTCCACCAGATTTTGTCTAGCTTTTATCACCCGACTGACAAACGGAATGTCATTCTGGCCGACGAACTGACATTCCCGTCTGATTTGTATGCGATTTCAAGCCACTTGTCGCTCCACGGACAGAATCCGGGGACGTATATGCGGCTCGCTTCAAGTCGCAGTGAACATCTCCTCGAGGAAGACGATATCGTCGAGGCGATGGCGGATGACGTGGCTCTGATCGTGTTGCCGTCCGTTCTCTACAGGAGTGGACAACTGCTCGACATACCGCGTTTAACGCGAGCCGCGCATGATCGAGGCATTCTCATCGCATGGGACCTATGTCACTCCCTTGGCGCTGTGCCACACGCGCTATCCGAGTGGGGCGTCGACTTTGCATTTTGGTGTCACTATAAGTATCTGAACTCCGGTCCAGGTGGGGTTGCGGGTCTATATGTGAACGAGCGGCATCTCGGGAGTTCACCTGGAATTGCAGGATGGTTTAGCTCAGACAAGTCAACCCAGTTTGACATGACACCGAGTCTCAGACACGCCACAGACGCTGGAGCCTTCCAAGTCGGGACACCTCACGTGCTAAGTGTGGCGCCCCTTATCGGGTCACTGAACTTATTCGAGGAAGCACGCATGGAACGAATTCGCGAAAAATCTCTGCAGTTGACAAATTATTTGATGTCGCTCATCGATTCGGAACTGGCATCCTACGGGTTCACAGTGATAAACCCTCGCGAGGCACCCCGGCGCGGCGGTCACGTGGCACTAACACACCCCGAAGCCGTCCGGATTGCCAAGGCACTGAAGGCAGCCAAAGTCATACCAGACTTTCGGGCACCAAACATCATTCGCCTTGCTCCCGTCGCCCTGTATACCTCGTTTGAGGATGTGGCCATTGCCGTTCTGCGCCTGAAGTCCGTCATGGAGTCAAAGGAATACGAGAAATTCGCGAACCAGCGAGATATTATAGCGTAG
- a CDS encoding YCF48-related protein, whose translation MRFLRGSLAGTVCLAMLSLSGCASTVTVPSVASSGQAKQSAASNSSAKPAPTGSSTSGSTTNGAVATFADTTHLHGAQLTMFDSRSGYAWGYYQSAFKLIHTTNAGKTWTNVSLPTLPKNPFESHGPGGSDFVECSFFDDSHGWLMWLAGDKAHIYFTSDGGTSWQASSFSVPGDASNIEESMFVSAKNGWLVLVGDGGTGASPKYLYRTTDGGVTFKLVNTSAFQLPHNGDTVMADVTPDGKHGIVAGVDPLSNTISIGTSADGGSHFSTQQLNMPASVHNVSQIRILQAQVVDSHSARVTAIVGSAAGQLLVVMNEDQHGVWHTVASKVTDDVQAVQWTSTDTGLAIERQGTKLVIRRTADGGQTWATDGTIPDNLVSGSSTVLKFQMIDMSTGWLLIQNGNLQPALLSTTDGGQHWSQA comes from the coding sequence TTGCGTTTTCTTCGAGGCTCGCTGGCCGGGACAGTTTGCTTGGCGATGCTCTCTTTGTCCGGGTGTGCCTCAACAGTAACCGTTCCATCCGTTGCATCAAGTGGACAAGCTAAACAATCGGCCGCGTCAAACTCGAGCGCCAAGCCTGCGCCAACGGGCAGCTCGACTTCCGGTTCCACCACGAACGGTGCTGTTGCCACATTTGCAGATACCACCCACTTGCACGGTGCCCAACTCACCATGTTTGACAGCAGATCAGGATACGCGTGGGGCTACTATCAAAGTGCATTTAAACTGATTCACACGACGAACGCGGGCAAGACGTGGACAAACGTTTCCCTGCCGACGTTGCCGAAAAATCCATTTGAGTCCCATGGCCCGGGCGGATCGGACTTCGTTGAATGCTCGTTCTTTGACGATTCACACGGTTGGCTCATGTGGTTAGCTGGTGATAAGGCGCACATATATTTCACATCGGACGGGGGCACGTCATGGCAAGCTTCATCCTTCTCGGTGCCCGGTGACGCATCAAACATTGAAGAGTCGATGTTTGTTTCCGCGAAAAACGGATGGCTTGTGCTTGTCGGCGACGGTGGTACCGGCGCTTCTCCCAAGTACCTCTATCGTACGACGGACGGCGGAGTGACGTTTAAACTGGTCAACACCTCGGCGTTCCAGTTGCCACATAATGGGGACACCGTCATGGCAGATGTGACACCGGACGGCAAACACGGCATCGTCGCCGGGGTCGATCCGCTGTCCAATACCATCTCCATCGGCACCTCTGCGGACGGAGGAAGTCACTTCTCCACGCAGCAATTGAATATGCCTGCGTCCGTTCACAATGTTTCGCAAATCCGAATTCTGCAAGCGCAAGTGGTGGATAGTCACTCCGCACGCGTCACAGCCATTGTGGGTTCCGCCGCAGGACAACTGTTGGTCGTCATGAACGAAGATCAGCATGGCGTCTGGCACACGGTCGCGAGCAAAGTAACCGATGATGTGCAGGCCGTTCAGTGGACAAGCACGGACACAGGTCTCGCGATCGAACGACAAGGAACAAAATTGGTCATTCGGCGTACAGCGGACGGAGGACAAACATGGGCGACGGACGGGACTATCCCTGATAATCTAGTCAGTGGTTCCTCTACTGTCCTGAAGTTCCAAATGATCGATATGTCAACCGGTTGGCTATTAATCCAAAACGGCAACCTTCAGCCCGCGCTGTTAAGCACTACGGATGGGGGGCAGCACTGGTCGCAGGCCTGA
- a CDS encoding CDP-alcohol phosphatidyltransferase family protein, whose translation MKFTNTYFYRCADNPFIRFPKPWDTYTTLPVSVPISEWLCRTRLTPNQISIISLVIAIISAGVFVIGTPVALIIGALLFQLSYILDCADGYKARKMNMSSKLGHWIDHTFDEIKKPILMIGIYLGQNALHPLPAWAWIGGFLYLFSRVLVKTDSTVKKAPAAADESARNLSRTAGSNMLLTPRQTWLFQHFGIVTLFTSIEAQAIAFVVGPICQLPMLGFLVAGCLSILWVFTVDGVLYWRRALQSERTTVSR comes from the coding sequence TTGAAGTTTACAAACACATATTTTTATCGGTGCGCGGACAACCCATTTATTCGGTTTCCGAAACCATGGGACACCTACACAACATTGCCTGTGTCTGTTCCCATCTCGGAATGGCTTTGTCGCACAAGGCTCACGCCAAATCAGATATCTATTATTTCTCTTGTTATAGCTATCATTTCGGCGGGCGTTTTCGTCATCGGTACACCTGTCGCGCTCATCATTGGTGCACTGCTCTTTCAGTTATCCTATATTCTCGATTGCGCAGACGGTTATAAAGCACGCAAGATGAACATGTCTTCCAAGTTGGGCCACTGGATTGACCACACGTTTGACGAAATCAAGAAACCGATTCTTATGATAGGGATTTATCTGGGACAGAACGCGCTGCATCCACTTCCAGCTTGGGCATGGATCGGCGGATTCCTGTACCTTTTCAGCCGCGTTCTCGTCAAGACAGACAGCACAGTGAAAAAGGCACCTGCCGCAGCCGATGAATCGGCGCGAAACTTGAGCCGAACAGCGGGTTCCAACATGCTGTTAACCCCTAGGCAAACGTGGCTATTTCAGCATTTCGGCATCGTTACCCTGTTCACGTCCATTGAGGCCCAAGCCATAGCGTTTGTTGTTGGCCCAATTTGCCAACTACCCATGCTGGGCTTCCTTGTGGCCGGCTGCCTGTCCATTCTGTGGGTGTTCACAGTCGATGGCGTTCTCTATTGGCGGCGGGCATTGCAAAGTGAACGTACCACTGTATCGCGGTAA
- the trmB gene encoding tRNA (guanosine(46)-N7)-methyltransferase TrmB: MRYRGAHHLPEWLEQGKPVLKNNNTDDIREALASIKLPVCIEVGCGKGGFIHQMAQARPDIFFIGVDKVMTVIAKAAANAVEIGLANVLFIIGDVEDIAEKMTPNSVERLFLNFSDPWPKSRHEPRRLTDKSKLAIYERLLTERGVVEQKTDNLPFFEWSVASFESAGWHLERVLRGFAEGEPEHSQLSSQYVQTEYEQKFRHQGIPINYLRARPPV; the protein is encoded by the coding sequence TTGCGCTATCGTGGAGCACATCACTTACCCGAATGGTTGGAACAAGGGAAACCTGTTCTAAAAAATAACAACACGGACGATATTCGTGAGGCGCTGGCATCAATCAAGTTGCCTGTGTGCATCGAAGTTGGTTGTGGCAAAGGCGGATTCATTCATCAAATGGCTCAAGCTCGGCCTGATATATTTTTCATCGGTGTGGACAAAGTCATGACCGTCATCGCCAAGGCCGCTGCGAACGCGGTTGAGATCGGCCTGGCCAACGTTCTCTTTATCATTGGCGACGTCGAAGATATCGCAGAAAAAATGACGCCAAACAGTGTAGAGCGTCTCTTCTTGAATTTCTCGGATCCCTGGCCAAAAAGTCGCCATGAGCCCCGTCGTCTGACGGACAAAAGTAAACTCGCAATTTACGAGCGTTTACTCACAGAGCGCGGTGTCGTTGAGCAAAAGACCGACAACCTACCATTTTTCGAATGGTCTGTCGCGTCGTTTGAATCCGCAGGCTGGCACCTAGAGCGTGTTCTTCGCGGCTTCGCAGAAGGTGAACCGGAGCATTCTCAATTATCCAGCCAATATGTCCAGACTGAGTACGAACAAAAATTTCGCCACCAAGGAATCCCCATCAACTACTTGCGAGCCCGACCACCGGTTTAA